The following coding sequences are from one Anopheles bellator chromosome X, idAnoBellAS_SP24_06.2, whole genome shotgun sequence window:
- the LOC131213565 gene encoding protein stunted-like isoform X1, with protein sequence MAAWRAAGLNYINYSNIAARLLRKALKPDARAQAVRRDDSHIKFTKWQGGRPEKIINE encoded by the exons ATGGCCGCGTGGAGAGCAGCTGGTTTGAA TTATATCAATTATTCCAACATCGCAGCACGCTTACTTCGCAAGGCATTGAAGCCGGATGCTAGAGCACAAGCCGTCCGGCGGGATGATTCGCACATCAAATTTACCAAGTGGCAGGGTGGCAGGCCAGAGA AAATTATCAACGAGTAG
- the LOC131213565 gene encoding protein stunted-like isoform X2: protein MAAWRAAGLNYINYSNIAARLLRKALKPDARAQAVRRDDSHIKFTKWQGGRPENEK from the exons ATGGCCGCGTGGAGAGCAGCTGGTTTGAA TTATATCAATTATTCCAACATCGCAGCACGCTTACTTCGCAAGGCATTGAAGCCGGATGCTAGAGCACAAGCCGTCCGGCGGGATGATTCGCACATCAAATTTACCAAGTGGCAGGGTGGCAGGCCAGAGA ATGAAAAATAA